In Candidatus Cloacimonadota bacterium, the following are encoded in one genomic region:
- the gdhA gene encoding NADP-specific glutamate dehydrogenase has protein sequence MSMQEFMAKVEAKNKGEKEFLQAVEEVVGSLWPIYESTPRYVEAKIMERIVEPERVIMFRVPWVDDSGAIQVNRGFRVEFNSAIGPYKGGLRFHPSVNLGILKFLGFEQVFKNSLTTLPMGGGKGGSDFDPKGKSDIEVMHFCQSFMTELSRHIGPNTDIPAGDIGVGGREIGFMFGQYKRIRNEFTGVLTGKARNWGGSRIRPEATGYGAVYFAEEMLKTKNDNFEGKTVALSGSGNVAQYATQKINQLGGKVVTLSDSSGYIYDPDGISGEKWDYIMNLKNIKRGRIKEYAEKYDCSYHEGQRPWAEKVDIALPCATQNELNEAEAKTLVENGCICVSEGANMPTTPEGVEVFINNKILYGPGKAANAGGVATSGLEMSQNSLRLSWSREEVDEKLHNIMISIHEQCVAEGKEGDFVNYVNGANIAGFKKVADSMLDQGAV, from the coding sequence ATGAGTATGCAAGAATTCATGGCAAAAGTTGAAGCCAAGAACAAAGGCGAAAAGGAATTTCTACAGGCTGTTGAAGAAGTTGTAGGTTCTCTTTGGCCTATTTATGAATCAACCCCACGCTATGTGGAAGCCAAAATCATGGAGAGAATTGTAGAGCCGGAACGCGTCATCATGTTCCGCGTTCCATGGGTAGATGATAGTGGTGCAATTCAAGTAAACAGAGGTTTTCGAGTGGAATTTAACAGTGCAATCGGACCTTACAAAGGTGGTTTGCGTTTCCATCCAAGTGTAAATCTTGGCATTCTTAAATTTCTCGGGTTCGAACAAGTTTTCAAAAACAGCCTTACTACTCTCCCGATGGGTGGAGGAAAAGGTGGTTCTGATTTTGATCCTAAAGGAAAATCAGATATCGAAGTGATGCACTTTTGCCAATCTTTTATGACAGAACTTAGCCGTCATATCGGACCAAATACTGACATTCCAGCAGGAGATATTGGCGTGGGTGGTAGAGAGATCGGTTTTATGTTCGGTCAATACAAAAGAATTCGCAACGAATTTACCGGAGTTCTAACCGGCAAAGCACGTAATTGGGGCGGAAGCCGTATCAGGCCCGAAGCTACAGGTTACGGTGCGGTTTATTTCGCTGAAGAAATGCTAAAAACCAAAAATGACAATTTTGAGGGAAAAACCGTTGCTCTATCCGGTTCGGGAAATGTGGCTCAATATGCAACCCAAAAAATTAACCAACTTGGCGGCAAAGTCGTTACCCTATCAGATTCCAGCGGCTATATTTATGATCCCGATGGCATTTCCGGTGAAAAATGGGATTATATTATGAATCTCAAAAACATCAAACGGGGTAGAATCAAAGAATATGCAGAAAAATATGATTGCTCTTATCACGAAGGTCAACGTCCTTGGGCAGAAAAAGTTGATATCGCTCTTCCCTGTGCCACCCAAAATGAACTCAATGAAGCTGAAGCAAAAACTCTTGTTGAAAATGGTTGTATCTGTGTTTCCGAAGGTGCAAATATGCCCACCACACCAGAAGGTGTTGAGGTATTCATCAATAACAAAATTCTCTATGGACCAGGCAAAGCAGCCAATGCCGGTGGCGTAGCTACTTCCGGTCTGGAAATGTCTCAGAATAGTCTCCGTTTAAGTTGGTCACGTGAAGAAGTTGATGAAAAACTTCATAATATCATGATTAGTATTCACGAACAGTGTGTTGCCGAAGGTAAAGAAGGCGACTTTGTTAATTATGTGAACGGTGCTAATATTGCCGGTTTCAAAAAAGTTGCAGACTCTATGCTTGATCAAGGTGCTGTCTAA